In Cervus elaphus chromosome 5, mCerEla1.1, whole genome shotgun sequence, the following proteins share a genomic window:
- the RAN gene encoding GTP-binding nuclear protein Ran: MAAQGEPQVQFKLVLVGDGGTGKTTFVKRHLTGEFEKKYVATLGVEVHPLVFHTNRGPIKFNVWDTAGQEKFGGLRDGYYIQAQCAIIMFDVTSRVTYKNVPNWHRDLVRVCENIPIVLCGNKVDIKDRKVKAKSIVFHRKKNLQYYDISAKSNYNFEKPFLWLARKLIGDPNLEFVAMPALAPPEVVMDPALAAQYEHDLEVAQTTALPDEDDDL, from the exons ATGGCTGCCCAAGGAGAACCCCAAGTTCAGTTCAAA CTTGTTTTGGTTGGTGATGgtggtactggaaaaactacattcGTGAAGCGTCATCTGACTGGTGAATTTGAGAAGAAGTATGTAG CTACCTTGGGTGTTGAGGTCCATCCTCTTGTGTTCCATACCAACAGAGGACCTATTAAGTTCAATGTATGGGATACAGCTGGTCAGGAGAAATTTGGTGGACTGAGAGATGGCTATTATATACAAG CTCAGTGTGCCATTATAATGTTTGACGTAACATCAAGAGTTACTTACAAGAATGTGCCTAACTGGCATAGAGATCTGGTACGAGTGTGTGAGAACATCCCAATTGTGTTGTGTGGCAACAAAGTGGATATTAAGGACAGAAAGGTTAAGGCAAAGTCAATTGTCTTCCACCGAAAGAAGAATCTTCAG TACTATGACATTTCTGCCAAAAGTAACTACAACTTTGAAAAGCCCTTCCTCTGGCTTGCTAGAAAATTGATTGGAGACCCTAACTTGGAGTTTGTCGCCATGCCTGCTCTTGCCCCGCCAGAGGTGGTCATGGACCCAGCCTTGGCAGCACAGTACGAGCACGATTTAGAG GTTGCTCAGACAACTGCTCTCCCGGATGAAGATGATGACCTGTGA